One Coriobacteriia bacterium genomic region harbors:
- the ilvD gene encoding dihydroxy-acid dehydratase: MRLVSDRMKEGPARAPHRSLLKADGFTDEEIARPLVAVINSANEIIPGHLMLDKIGAAVKAGVIMAGGTPIEISTIGVCDGIAMNHAGMRYSLASRETIADSVEIAVAAHSFDAVVLIPNCDKVIPGMLMAAARLDLPTIVISGGPMLAGRGPKGEAVDLDTVFTAVGKVAAGTMDAEELCQLEDNACPTCGSCAGLFTANSMNCLTEAIGMALPGNGTVPAVYSERIRLAKKAGMRIMGLLREDVTARQIMTPAAIRNAMTLDMAFGGSSNTVLHLTAIAHEAQADITLDDWAAVSAKTPNLVRISPASDLHMEDLYHVGGIPTIMRELNRRGLIERDTLTVSGRTAGETADAAAPADGRVVRAIDEPYYAEGGLRVMRGNIAPDGAVVKQSAVAPAMRVHTGPARIFESEDDATAAVLGGTIVAGDVVVIRYEGPKGGPGMREMLTPTSAISGMGLSTSVALITDGRFSGATKGPAVGHVSPEAAVGGPIALIAEGDSITVDIDAALLTLNVDDAELAVRRAAWHEPAPRFTTGVLARYAKQVSGADKGAVLS; encoded by the coding sequence ATGAGGCTTGTGAGCGACCGCATGAAAGAGGGCCCGGCAAGGGCCCCGCACCGAAGCCTGCTCAAGGCCGACGGCTTCACCGACGAGGAGATTGCGCGGCCGCTTGTGGCCGTCATCAACTCGGCCAACGAGATCATTCCCGGTCATCTCATGCTCGACAAGATCGGCGCGGCCGTGAAGGCCGGCGTCATCATGGCCGGCGGAACCCCCATCGAGATCTCCACCATCGGCGTATGCGACGGCATCGCGATGAACCACGCCGGAATGCGGTACTCGCTCGCGAGCCGCGAGACGATCGCCGATTCGGTCGAGATCGCGGTTGCGGCACATTCGTTTGACGCCGTCGTGCTGATCCCCAACTGCGACAAGGTTATCCCAGGGATGCTCATGGCCGCTGCACGGCTCGACCTGCCCACGATCGTGATCTCCGGTGGCCCGATGCTTGCGGGGCGTGGTCCCAAGGGTGAGGCAGTCGATCTCGATACCGTGTTTACCGCAGTTGGCAAGGTCGCTGCGGGCACGATGGACGCCGAGGAGCTGTGCCAGCTCGAGGACAACGCGTGCCCCACATGCGGCTCGTGTGCAGGGCTGTTCACCGCCAATTCCATGAACTGCCTCACCGAGGCGATCGGCATGGCGCTGCCGGGCAACGGCACCGTCCCCGCTGTCTACTCGGAGCGCATCCGGCTCGCCAAGAAGGCCGGCATGCGCATCATGGGACTGCTGCGCGAGGACGTGACCGCTCGGCAGATCATGACGCCGGCGGCCATCCGAAACGCGATGACGCTCGACATGGCGTTTGGCGGCAGCTCGAACACGGTGCTGCACCTCACCGCCATAGCTCATGAGGCGCAAGCCGACATCACGCTTGACGACTGGGCGGCAGTGAGTGCGAAGACTCCGAACTTGGTGCGCATCAGCCCGGCGAGCGATCTGCATATGGAAGACCTCTATCACGTCGGCGGCATTCCGACGATCATGCGCGAGCTTAACCGGCGAGGGCTGATCGAGCGCGATACCCTCACCGTGTCGGGCAGGACCGCCGGCGAGACCGCCGACGCTGCGGCACCGGCTGATGGGCGCGTCGTGCGCGCCATCGACGAGCCCTACTACGCCGAGGGTGGCCTGCGCGTCATGCGCGGCAACATCGCGCCCGATGGCGCCGTGGTCAAGCAGTCGGCGGTCGCCCCTGCGATGCGCGTGCACACCGGTCCGGCGCGCATCTTCGAGTCCGAGGACGATGCGACCGCGGCGGTTCTCGGCGGCACGATTGTGGCGGGCGACGTCGTCGTCATCCGCTACGAGGGGCCGAAGGGCGGGCCGGGCATGCGCGAGATGCTGACGCCCACATCGGCGATCTCGGGGATGGGGCTATCCACCAGCGTGGCGCTCATCACCGATGGTAGATTCAGCGGCGCAACCAAGGGCCCGGCCGTCGGCCACGTGAGTCCGGAGGCTGCCGTGGGTGGGCCCATCGCACTCATCGCCGAGGGCGACTCGATCACGGTCGACATTGATGCCGCGCTGCTCACACTCAACGTCGACGACGCCGAGCTGGCCGTCCGCAGGGCCGCGTGGCACGAACCGGCGCCGCGATTCACGACGGGCGTACTGGCGCGGTATGCGAAACAGGTTTCCGGTGCGGACAAGGGGGCGGTGCTTTCATGA
- a CDS encoding FKBP-type peptidyl-prolyl cis-trans isomerase, which translates to MVVIVAVGGCSGAPSSAQKSQTQADVSASSEATPQATSLIVVDEAVGSGAVAKNGDKVTVNYTGWLTNGTKFDSSYSRNEPFSFTLGAGQVIAGWDQGVSGMKVGGKRKLTIPPSLGYGARGAGGVIPSNATLIFEVELLKIN; encoded by the coding sequence ATGGTGGTCATTGTTGCTGTGGGCGGGTGCTCAGGTGCTCCGTCCTCGGCGCAGAAATCGCAGACACAAGCCGATGTCTCCGCCAGTTCCGAAGCCACACCGCAGGCTACCAGCCTCATAGTCGTCGACGAAGCTGTCGGCTCCGGTGCTGTCGCCAAGAACGGCGACAAGGTGACCGTCAACTACACCGGCTGGCTCACGAACGGCACCAAGTTCGACTCGTCATACAGCAGGAACGAGCCGTTCTCGTTCACCCTTGGGGCGGGTCAGGTCATTGCGGGATGGGACCAAGGGGTTTCAGGAATGAAGGTCGGCGGAAAGCGCAAACTCACGATTCCGCCCAGCTTGGGGTATGGAGCGCGGGGAGCTGGCGGGGTTATTCCCTCCAACGCAACACTGATATTCGAAGTGGAGCTCTTGAAGATCAACTAG
- a CDS encoding 3-isopropylmalate dehydratase small subunit, with protein MMFRAKAFKFGDDVNTDYIISGKYKFKSADMEAMAVHAMEELDPNYFAKVKPEGGFLVAGSNFGMGSSREQAPLVLIHSNTVAVLAKSFARIFYRNAINTGLPVVECDTDLIAEGDELEVDLESGVVKNVTTGIDIPFPPLPAVMAQLLADGGLVEHFKKHGGFNL; from the coding sequence ATGATGTTTCGGGCCAAAGCCTTCAAGTTCGGGGATGACGTCAATACCGACTACATCATCTCCGGCAAGTACAAGTTCAAGTCCGCGGACATGGAAGCCATGGCCGTGCATGCGATGGAGGAGCTCGACCCCAACTATTTCGCGAAGGTGAAGCCGGAAGGCGGGTTCCTCGTGGCGGGATCGAACTTCGGCATGGGATCGAGCCGCGAGCAGGCTCCGCTCGTGCTCATCCACTCGAACACCGTGGCGGTGCTCGCGAAGAGCTTCGCGCGCATCTTTTACCGCAACGCCATCAACACCGGCCTTCCGGTCGTCGAGTGCGACACCGATCTCATCGCCGAGGGCGACGAGCTTGAGGTCGATCTCGAAAGTGGCGTTGTCAAAAACGTCACAACGGGTATCGATATTCCGTTCCCGCCGTTGCCTGCCGTCATGGCGCAACTGCTGGCCGACGGTGGACTGGTCGAGCATTTCAAGAAGCACGGCGGTTTCAATCTCTAA
- a CDS encoding polysaccharide deacetylase family protein, whose amino-acid sequence MPGRTDRTATRAERVTHNRRVRAGRTVAASLVLCLLIAIVAWGVISLQRSRAAHAQPSQSPPTTSSAPASSAPTPTPAPEPAPAPIPVVQTAVQLAAVPYPGAPATTPTVISSLKPKHKYIAFTFDDGYGFQLPMLDLLEKYNAKCTVFLLGAWATSNKPILERLNNDGFEIANHTWSHADLTKLSAAQVEAELTKDQQLISSVTGNQAPYMRPPGGATNTTVKTVAAKLGYKIILWNRSFGDSMTNPTPQKVYDAVVAGGIKPGDIILGHWGSPNTYEALKRLLPELKAQGFEFVTISELIADSQP is encoded by the coding sequence ATGCCTGGCAGGACAGATCGCACCGCCACACGCGCCGAGCGCGTTACCCACAACAGGCGCGTCCGTGCAGGCCGCACGGTCGCGGCTTCACTGGTGCTGTGCCTGCTCATCGCAATCGTCGCGTGGGGCGTCATTAGCTTGCAGCGTTCTCGCGCAGCGCATGCGCAGCCTTCGCAGTCGCCGCCCACAACCTCCTCTGCTCCTGCCTCCTCCGCTCCCACGCCGACACCCGCCCCCGAGCCCGCGCCTGCGCCTATTCCCGTCGTACAGACTGCCGTCCAGCTGGCCGCAGTCCCGTACCCGGGCGCACCTGCAACGACACCCACCGTCATCTCGAGTCTCAAGCCCAAGCACAAGTACATCGCGTTCACCTTCGATGATGGCTACGGCTTCCAGCTGCCAATGCTGGATCTCCTCGAGAAGTACAACGCGAAGTGCACCGTGTTCCTTCTCGGCGCGTGGGCGACCAGCAACAAGCCGATCCTTGAGCGCCTTAACAACGACGGGTTCGAGATCGCGAACCATACGTGGAGCCACGCGGATCTGACCAAGCTCTCCGCAGCGCAGGTCGAGGCCGAGCTCACGAAGGACCAACAGCTCATCTCATCCGTCACCGGCAATCAGGCGCCCTACATGCGGCCTCCCGGAGGAGCAACGAACACCACGGTCAAGACCGTGGCGGCGAAGCTCGGGTACAAGATCATCCTGTGGAACCGGTCGTTTGGTGACTCGATGACCAATCCCACGCCTCAGAAGGTCTACGACGCTGTCGTGGCAGGAGGCATCAAGCCCGGTGACATCATCCTCGGCCACTGGGGTTCCCCGAATACCTACGAGGCGCTCAAACGCCTGCTACCCGAGCTTAAGGCTCAGGGCTTCGAGTTCGTGACGATCTCAGAGCTGATCGCGGACTCACAGCCCTAA
- a CDS encoding 3-isopropylmalate dehydratase large subunit: protein MSGKTIAEKIFSAHSGTDAYAGDIVVADVDFVMGQDGTSPLAIKALERMGVDRVFDPAKVALVIDHSSPSPLEGVSALHTMMRDFGVNTGAKVYDVGCGVCHQLIPEAGHVVPGDLMVGCDSHTCTYGALNVFSTGVGSTDGAAAMAAGKLWFKVPETIKVTFDGALNPGVFSKDLILALAGKIGADGATYKALEFSGSTIDGLSVDARMTISNMAIEVGAKAGLMSADDKTLAWFEGRGTRVPAVVAPDADAVYCETLEFDTAKIGPQVAKPHAVDNVSPIEEVEGTPIAQGFIGTCTNGRLEDLGIAAGILKGRKVKDGVRLIVAPASKRIFLDAMAAGYIQTLVEAGAAVVTPGCGPCVGTHNGVPSDGENVISTANRNFKGRMGNSNAFIYLGSPATVVASVIEGKITDPRKYFVGGEL, encoded by the coding sequence TTGTCCGGTAAGACCATCGCCGAGAAGATCTTCTCGGCTCATTCAGGCACCGACGCCTACGCCGGTGACATTGTCGTTGCGGACGTCGACTTCGTGATGGGGCAGGACGGCACCTCGCCGCTGGCCATCAAGGCGCTCGAGCGCATGGGCGTGGACCGCGTCTTCGATCCTGCCAAAGTCGCGCTCGTCATCGACCACAGCTCGCCGTCGCCGCTCGAAGGCGTCAGCGCCCTGCACACGATGATGCGCGATTTCGGCGTCAATACCGGCGCGAAGGTCTACGATGTCGGCTGCGGCGTATGCCACCAGCTCATCCCCGAGGCCGGACACGTCGTGCCGGGCGACCTGATGGTCGGATGCGACTCGCATACCTGCACGTACGGGGCGCTCAACGTCTTCTCGACGGGTGTGGGTTCGACCGACGGCGCCGCGGCGATGGCAGCGGGCAAGCTGTGGTTCAAGGTGCCCGAGACTATCAAGGTCACGTTCGACGGTGCGCTGAATCCCGGTGTCTTCAGTAAGGACCTCATCCTGGCTCTCGCCGGCAAGATCGGCGCGGACGGTGCGACCTATAAGGCGCTGGAGTTCTCCGGTTCCACGATCGACGGACTGTCGGTGGATGCGCGCATGACGATCTCCAACATGGCGATCGAAGTGGGCGCGAAGGCGGGCCTCATGTCCGCCGACGACAAGACGCTTGCCTGGTTTGAGGGCCGCGGCACGCGCGTACCGGCGGTTGTGGCGCCTGACGCCGATGCGGTCTACTGCGAGACGCTCGAGTTCGACACCGCCAAGATCGGTCCGCAGGTCGCCAAGCCGCACGCGGTGGACAACGTCTCGCCGATCGAAGAGGTCGAGGGCACGCCGATCGCACAGGGCTTCATCGGCACGTGCACCAACGGTCGCCTCGAAGACCTCGGCATTGCGGCGGGGATCCTCAAGGGCCGCAAGGTCAAAGACGGCGTTCGCCTGATCGTGGCGCCTGCGAGCAAGCGGATCTTCCTGGATGCTATGGCTGCCGGTTACATCCAGACGCTTGTCGAGGCCGGCGCCGCGGTGGTCACGCCCGGATGCGGGCCTTGCGTGGGTACGCACAACGGCGTGCCGAGCGATGGCGAGAACGTCATCTCCACGGCCAACCGCAACTTCAAGGGCCGCATGGGCAACAGCAATGCGTTCATCTACCTCGGCAGTCCCGCCACGGTGGTCGCCTCCGTGATCGAGGGCAAGATCACAGATCCGCGGAAGTATTTTGTGGGAGGGGAGCTTTAG
- a CDS encoding DUF1294 domain-containing protein encodes MLRQVGLALLVTYAVLSVLLFALYGADKAAARRGGWRTPEASLHLLALLGGWPGALIARRVFRHKTKKQPFRTILWITVAANCAAVAWLLAVTLGPQ; translated from the coding sequence ATGCTGAGACAAGTCGGCCTCGCGTTGCTCGTCACATACGCAGTGCTGAGCGTACTGTTGTTCGCACTGTACGGTGCCGACAAGGCGGCTGCCAGACGAGGTGGCTGGCGCACACCGGAGGCGAGCCTTCATCTGCTCGCACTCCTGGGAGGCTGGCCGGGCGCATTGATCGCACGCCGCGTGTTCCGGCACAAGACGAAGAAGCAGCCGTTTCGAACCATCCTCTGGATCACGGTCGCAGCCAACTGCGCTGCGGTTGCGTGGCTGCTGGCAGTGACCCTCGGACCTCAATGA
- a CDS encoding isocitrate/isopropylmalate dehydrogenase family protein → MAKHTVTLIPGDGIGPEITTAMRRVVEATGVDIEWEIADAGEHVMAQHGTPLPDYVIESVRKNKVAIKGPVTTPVGTGFRSVNVALRKALDLYVNLRPAFSIPGTGARYDDVDIVIVRENTEDLYAGIEFEQGTPEALALIDFVAEKGAGTIRRDSGISLKPISITGSERIVRYAFEYALANGRKKVTAVHKANILKFSDGLYLEVARRVAAEYEGRGVEFEDRIVDATCMGLVLHPEDFDVLVLPNLYGDIISDLAAGLIGGLGMAPGANIGAECAVFEPVHGSAPKYAGKDMANPTAEILTAALMLQHLGEHAAAEKILTGVRAVLAEGEHVTYDIRRTNTGSTEGAVGTQAYADAIIATF, encoded by the coding sequence ATGGCCAAGCACACGGTGACACTCATCCCCGGTGATGGAATCGGCCCGGAGATCACGACTGCGATGCGTCGCGTGGTCGAAGCGACCGGCGTTGACATCGAGTGGGAGATCGCCGACGCCGGCGAGCACGTCATGGCCCAGCACGGCACGCCGCTTCCCGACTACGTGATCGAATCGGTCCGCAAGAACAAGGTGGCTATCAAAGGCCCCGTCACCACGCCGGTCGGCACCGGTTTCCGCAGCGTCAATGTCGCGCTGCGCAAGGCACTCGACCTCTATGTGAACCTTCGCCCGGCGTTTTCGATCCCCGGTACCGGCGCTCGCTACGACGACGTCGACATCGTGATCGTGCGCGAAAACACCGAGGACCTCTACGCCGGCATCGAGTTCGAGCAGGGCACCCCCGAAGCTCTCGCCCTCATCGACTTCGTCGCCGAGAAGGGCGCGGGCACCATCCGCCGAGACTCCGGCATCTCGCTCAAGCCGATCTCGATCACCGGCTCGGAGCGCATCGTGCGCTATGCGTTCGAGTACGCGCTGGCCAACGGCCGCAAGAAGGTCACCGCCGTGCACAAGGCGAACATCCTGAAGTTCTCCGACGGCCTCTACCTCGAGGTCGCGCGCCGCGTGGCCGCCGAGTACGAGGGCCGCGGCGTTGAGTTCGAGGACCGCATCGTCGACGCGACGTGCATGGGCCTCGTGCTGCATCCCGAGGACTTCGACGTTCTCGTGCTGCCGAACCTCTACGGCGACATAATCTCAGACCTCGCTGCAGGGCTCATCGGCGGGCTTGGCATGGCACCAGGTGCCAACATCGGTGCCGAGTGCGCGGTGTTCGAGCCGGTCCACGGCTCGGCCCCCAAGTACGCAGGCAAGGACATGGCCAACCCCACTGCCGAGATCCTCACCGCCGCGCTCATGCTACAGCACCTCGGTGAGCATGCTGCCGCCGAGAAGATCCTCACCGGCGTGCGTGCGGTGCTGGCTGAGGGAGAGCACGTCACTTACGACATTCGTCGCACCAACACCGGAAGCACCGAGGGAGCCGTCGGCACGCAGGCCTACGCGGATGCGATCATCGCGACGTTTTAG
- a CDS encoding S41 family peptidase, whose amino-acid sequence MKKMPKVLLTIWLALVLVAAGFAAGFAVSKLPQLAMLGLTSTSDVGAKVNAVNKLLQSDALNPPSETSATAGSIQGLLDATGDKYATYFDAKNYALFNQDTQGSFGGIGVVLGENKNGQAYVVEVYDGTPAAKVGMKADDIFYVIAGDKRAGWTSDEVVNRVRGAVGTTLALTMLRPTPDGTGAPTEVSFTITREQITVPNIKTELKGTVGYIRLGQFNANAANDLKKAIQDLTAQGAKGFVFDLRDNPGGLLDQAIDVSSLFIASGPIVRVDQRDKPEEVANATGGKITDAPLVVLINGDSASASEIVAGALQDYGRAKLVGETSYGKGSVQTIAELGDGSAIKFTIAHYLTPNKRAIDGIGLTPDVEVKMDAADEMSATADTQLNTALDLIRSQIK is encoded by the coding sequence ATGAAGAAGATGCCGAAGGTCTTGTTGACCATCTGGCTTGCCTTGGTGTTGGTTGCCGCCGGTTTCGCCGCTGGTTTTGCCGTCTCCAAGCTGCCGCAACTTGCGATGCTTGGCCTCACATCGACCAGTGATGTGGGCGCGAAGGTGAATGCGGTGAACAAGCTGTTGCAGAGCGACGCACTCAACCCGCCGAGCGAGACCTCGGCGACCGCTGGTTCGATCCAAGGGCTGCTGGACGCCACGGGTGACAAGTACGCGACGTACTTCGACGCCAAGAACTACGCATTGTTCAACCAGGACACACAGGGGTCGTTTGGCGGTATCGGCGTGGTTCTCGGCGAGAACAAGAACGGTCAAGCCTATGTTGTCGAGGTGTACGATGGCACCCCCGCGGCCAAGGTGGGGATGAAGGCCGATGACATCTTCTACGTGATCGCTGGCGACAAACGCGCCGGTTGGACATCGGACGAAGTCGTGAACCGCGTCCGCGGAGCGGTCGGGACCACGCTCGCGCTCACGATGCTGAGGCCTACTCCGGATGGGACGGGCGCTCCTACAGAGGTGAGCTTCACCATCACCCGTGAGCAGATAACTGTTCCCAACATCAAGACGGAGCTTAAGGGCACGGTAGGCTACATCCGCCTCGGACAGTTCAACGCTAATGCCGCGAACGACTTGAAGAAGGCCATACAGGATCTCACCGCCCAGGGCGCGAAGGGCTTCGTTTTCGATCTGCGCGACAATCCGGGCGGGCTTCTGGATCAGGCGATCGACGTCAGCTCGTTGTTCATCGCCAGCGGCCCAATCGTGCGGGTCGACCAGCGCGACAAGCCCGAAGAAGTGGCCAACGCGACCGGAGGCAAGATCACGGATGCCCCGCTGGTTGTGCTCATCAACGGCGACTCTGCTTCGGCGAGCGAGATCGTGGCCGGTGCGCTGCAGGATTACGGTCGCGCCAAGCTGGTCGGGGAGACGTCGTACGGCAAGGGAAGCGTGCAGACGATTGCAGAGCTGGGTGACGGTAGTGCGATCAAGTTCACGATCGCACACTACCTCACGCCCAACAAGCGCGCCATCGACGGAATCGGCTTGACTCCTGATGTGGAAGTCAAGATGGACGCAGCCGACGAGATGAGCGCGACTGCCGATACGCAACTCAATACCGCGCTGGACCTGATTCGCAGTCAGATCAAGTAG
- the ilvB gene encoding biosynthetic-type acetolactate synthase large subunit: MSERMTGAQALVRSLELEGVTTLFGYPGGVALPIFDALYDSAQVHVLLPRHEQAAVHAADGYARVTGKPGVVLVTSGPGATNTITGLANAYMDSVPMVVFTAQVAQSVLGTDAFQESDITGITLPITKHSYLVRNPDDLAETIREAFLIATTGRPGPVLIDVPVDVSKAEFDFVWPEHVNLPGYKPTVRGHIKQIKQAAALIAEARKPLLYVGGGVLASGGWKELKELAELMQLPVATTLMGKGAFPEDHYLSIGMPGMHGAKYTNFAITDTDLLIAVGVRFDDRVTGKLSAFAAKARVIHIDVDPAEIGKNKTVDMPVVGDAKQVLAGLVAELRKADAEPRTEGWMNAIDDWRRQFPLHYLHNTEEIMPEFAIETIQRITRDRKRVITTEVGQHQMWACQYIHVTEPRTWCSSGGLGTMGFGFPAAIGAQLGAPDHLVIDIAGDGSIQMNSQEMATAAINGLPVKVVVLNNGYLGMVRQWQELFYGHRYSSSTLAQDCPDFVKLADAYGWKGYRVSDPALLEATLREAFDAEGPAIIDVRVVREECVYPMVAPGGSIDEMLGGVPGGPVSDMLDDDLIKEVWE; encoded by the coding sequence ATGAGCGAGCGAATGACAGGCGCGCAGGCGCTGGTGCGATCGCTGGAGCTGGAGGGCGTGACCACGCTGTTCGGTTATCCCGGCGGCGTCGCACTGCCGATCTTTGATGCGCTATACGACTCGGCGCAGGTGCACGTGCTGCTGCCTCGTCACGAGCAGGCGGCCGTACATGCGGCGGATGGCTACGCGCGCGTCACCGGCAAGCCGGGTGTTGTGCTGGTGACCAGCGGCCCGGGAGCGACCAACACGATCACGGGTCTTGCGAACGCCTATATGGATTCGGTGCCGATGGTTGTGTTCACCGCGCAGGTCGCTCAGTCGGTCCTGGGCACGGATGCGTTCCAGGAGTCCGACATCACGGGCATCACGCTGCCCATCACAAAACACAGCTACCTCGTCAGGAACCCCGACGATCTGGCCGAGACGATCCGGGAGGCGTTCCTGATCGCAACGACCGGACGCCCCGGCCCCGTGCTGATCGACGTGCCCGTCGACGTGAGCAAGGCGGAATTCGACTTCGTCTGGCCGGAGCACGTGAATCTGCCCGGTTACAAGCCCACGGTCCGCGGCCACATCAAGCAGATCAAACAGGCTGCGGCGCTCATCGCCGAGGCCCGCAAGCCGCTGCTCTACGTAGGCGGCGGAGTGTTGGCCTCCGGTGGCTGGAAGGAGCTCAAGGAGCTTGCCGAGCTCATGCAGCTGCCGGTGGCTACGACGCTGATGGGCAAGGGCGCCTTCCCCGAGGACCACTATCTCTCAATCGGAATGCCCGGCATGCATGGCGCGAAGTACACCAACTTCGCCATCACAGACACAGACCTGCTCATCGCGGTAGGCGTGCGGTTCGACGACCGCGTGACCGGGAAGCTCTCGGCGTTCGCCGCAAAAGCCAGGGTGATCCACATCGACGTCGATCCGGCCGAGATCGGCAAGAACAAAACCGTCGACATGCCGGTCGTGGGGGATGCCAAACAGGTTCTGGCGGGACTGGTCGCCGAACTGCGCAAGGCCGACGCCGAGCCCAGGACCGAAGGCTGGATGAATGCGATCGACGACTGGCGCCGTCAGTTTCCGCTGCACTACCTCCACAATACCGAAGAGATCATGCCTGAGTTCGCCATCGAGACGATTCAGCGCATTACGCGCGATCGCAAGCGTGTCATCACTACCGAAGTCGGGCAGCATCAGATGTGGGCGTGCCAGTACATACACGTCACGGAGCCGCGCACGTGGTGCTCCTCGGGGGGGCTCGGCACGATGGGGTTCGGGTTCCCGGCGGCGATCGGCGCACAGCTCGGCGCGCCGGACCACCTCGTCATCGACATCGCGGGTGATGGTTCTATCCAGATGAACAGCCAGGAAATGGCGACTGCGGCGATCAATGGGCTCCCGGTCAAAGTGGTCGTGCTCAACAACGGGTATCTCGGCATGGTCAGGCAGTGGCAGGAGCTGTTTTACGGGCACCGCTACTCATCGTCCACGCTGGCGCAGGACTGCCCGGACTTCGTGAAGCTCGCCGATGCGTACGGCTGGAAGGGCTACCGGGTCTCTGACCCGGCACTTCTCGAGGCGACGCTGCGCGAGGCTTTCGACGCCGAGGGTCCCGCAATCATCGACGTCCGCGTTGTGCGCGAGGAATGCGTGTACCCGATGGTCGCACCCGGCGGCTCTATCGACGAGATGCTCGGCGGCGTGCCGGGCGGACCGGTGTCCGACATGCTCGATGACGACCTGATCAAGGAGGTGTGGGAGTAG
- the nifV gene encoding homocitrate synthase, with the protein MPVESYLGTRPIYLDDTTLRDGEQTAGVVFTNAEKVAIAKMLDEIGVHQIEAGIPVMGGDEREVIEEIAHLGLKASVLGWNRASIPDIQTSIDCGVDAVAISLATSDIHIQTKLQKDRAWVLNSIRESVAFAKSHGVYVSVNAEDASRTEFGFLLEYAKAAKAEGADRLRFCDTIGCMEPLRTYKVIKELVEQTGLDIEMHTHNDFGMAVANAIAGIHGGASWVNVTIGGLGERAGNAALEEVVMALKYVEALNIGIETERFREITDYVMRAAGRTIPAWKAVVGSNMFAHESGIHVDGVMKNPKTYEIFSPEEVGLVRQIVVGKHSGSRTVEMKFAEYGIEISREDANAILPTIRHLNVELHRPLFDKELVAIYTDYRAAQLASGGAVE; encoded by the coding sequence TTGCCCGTCGAGAGTTATCTTGGCACGCGACCCATCTACTTGGACGACACGACCCTTCGTGACGGCGAACAGACAGCCGGCGTGGTCTTCACCAACGCCGAGAAGGTCGCTATTGCCAAGATGCTCGACGAGATCGGCGTCCACCAGATCGAAGCAGGCATCCCCGTCATGGGCGGCGATGAGCGCGAAGTCATTGAAGAGATTGCGCATCTCGGCCTGAAGGCTTCGGTCCTCGGCTGGAACAGGGCGTCGATCCCGGACATTCAGACCTCCATAGACTGCGGCGTCGACGCGGTCGCCATTTCGCTTGCGACCAGCGACATCCACATACAGACCAAGCTTCAGAAGGACCGCGCCTGGGTCCTGAACTCGATCCGCGAATCAGTCGCCTTCGCCAAGAGCCATGGCGTCTACGTCTCGGTAAACGCCGAGGACGCCTCACGCACGGAGTTCGGTTTCCTGCTGGAGTATGCCAAGGCCGCCAAGGCCGAGGGCGCCGATCGCCTTCGCTTCTGCGACACGATCGGCTGCATGGAGCCCCTTCGTACGTACAAGGTGATCAAGGAGCTCGTCGAGCAGACCGGTCTCGACATCGAGATGCACACGCACAACGACTTCGGTATGGCTGTCGCCAACGCCATCGCGGGCATCCACGGTGGCGCGTCGTGGGTCAACGTCACGATCGGTGGTCTCGGTGAGCGTGCCGGCAACGCCGCGCTCGAGGAAGTCGTCATGGCCCTCAAGTACGTTGAGGCGCTCAACATCGGCATCGAAACCGAGCGGTTCCGCGAGATCACGGACTACGTCATGCGTGCAGCCGGTCGCACGATCCCGGCTTGGAAGGCGGTTGTCGGCTCCAACATGTTCGCGCATGAGAGCGGCATACACGTCGACGGCGTCATGAAGAACCCCAAGACCTACGAGATCTTCTCGCCAGAAGAGGTGGGCCTGGTCAGGCAGATCGTGGTGGGCAAGCACTCCGGTTCGCGCACGGTCGAGATGAAGTTCGCCGAGTACGGCATCGAGATCTCCCGCGAGGACGCCAACGCTATTCTGCCGACGATTCGCCACTTGAACGTCGAGTTGCATCGCCCGCTTTTCGACAAGGAACTCGTCGCGATCTACACCGACTACAGGGCCGCTCAGCTCGCTTCCGGCGGTGCTGTCGAGTAA